ATTTCCCCTTTGTTTGAATATGACAAGAAATCTGCCTTGGCGTCCTCAGTAGCTTTAGTTCAGGGTGGGGTGTTGAGGCCTGGGGAGGACGAGGGGCTGGCTGCCAGCCCCTGTGAACAAGATACACTCATGTGAGactctctccttcctctgcagTTCTTTGCTTGCCTGTTGGTGATATTTGCAGGTGAGGTCACTGCTGGAGTATTTGCCTTCATAGGCAAGAAAGTGGTAAGTAGCAAACAGCCTCTAATGTAATAATGGGGTAGTTAGGGATTCCAGTGCCCACGGCTCTTCCATAGGAAAGCTTTCCAGGAGACTTTTCCTAGGAAGACTCTCTGACATTCTTATCTGGAGCCAATGAGAGCTTGTGTTATCACAAGTTTGGAATAGGATGAAGTTTTTGCCTTCTCTGTCCAAGAAAAAGTGGAGGTGTGGTTCGGCCTTGAAGGAACATCAAGGGGAACTGTATGAAAAGAGTGTATTGCCTGGgaaaaaggcaaacaaattCAGGCACTGGATTTCCCCAACTTAAGAATGTTTAACCAAAGCACAGAATAGAGCCTATGAACATTCTGACCCTCTGAATGCCACCAGGCCACAAACCCTCCTGGCTTTTGAGTCATCATACCTGTTTACCAGGCACAACTTTTTGCCCTGGAGGTTGAGGACACAAGGTGAAAGTCTTGGATTGGGGGTAAGACTGATTTGCAACACACTGAGAAAGTCTGATTTCTGCAGGCAATACAGGAAGCCCAGAAAATCTATGATGATGCTTACGAGGACTACCTGAAAAACCCAGTGGGGAAGGTCAACAGTACCATCTATCGCTACCACGTGGCTGTGAGTACTCCTCCACCTTAACACCTCACTGCACTGCTCCACTGTCACACTGCCCATCAGAATCCAGAATTCCTCCCTCTGAGGTATGGAAAAATAGAACTAAATGTGCTTAAAATCAAGTCAGAGGCTCTGACAACTCTGAGAGTTTCCTGAGGGGTCTGTCGGAATTCTGGTTTTCGGATCTCTACATTTGAAAGTGCAATTAGCCAGGCTCTGAAATTTCTGATGCTTCTGGTCTTTGTGTTCAGAAGAAATGACTGTTATGACCCTTCTGGATATTGAAATCCACAGGCAAATACTTGCAAatgcagagagagggagaaatgtCTGCATCCCTCTGCATCTGTCAGAGAAAATGTGACCCAGGACCTGCAGTGGGGCACATCCTGTCTCTGGTTGAACTATGTAGGTGAAAGACCAAAAGCACGTGTGGCACAGTTCAGGCCACCCAGAAAGTGAATGTCTGAATCAGAATGACAACCTGTGACTTCCTGAATCCTATTTGTGTCCATCCTGGATCTACCGCTGCCTCCCATGGAGAGCAAACCCAAGCTTTGTTGCTCCTTACAGCAATTCCCACGTTCTTTAGAACAAACATTTCACAACCTCAGACCCTTTTGCCCTTCTCCCATAGCTCTTATTTCTGACCCAAAGAGGAATTCCAAGCATTTTGTGGGAGataggcaaacaggaaaaacaaaccctctGAAACTCTGATTTATTACTGCCTCCAAAGCCAGCACGATGTTGTGTCAGAAATAAAATTCCAGCATTCTCTGCTGTAGCTTTTGTGCATTGCCCATAATTCTGTATGTGATATTTGAACTTTCTGCATTCTCCCTTTAACAACTCCTGTTTTCTTGCAAGCCAGGGATCTGCCTTTCCCAAATCCACTTGTTTGCTTTGTTATGAAATACCATAATAAAAATCCCTTCTGGACATTGTTGTTAATACAAATGTGGCTGTTTGCTGTGGCCCCAGACAATTGAAACTAATTTTTGAGAATTCTGTCCCACGCAGTTGGAACTCTACCAGAAACAGCAGTTTAAATATAGAGAATAAGGTTATTACTTGATCTGTAcagattcttttttttagtTGTTTATTGTCTCACTTTCAGTATGAAAGTAATAACTGACTTCCAGTATGAAACAGTCTGTGGTTTTCCCCTCTTTGATCCTTCATCTCTCTCTCATTCAGCTCCAGTGCTGTGGTAAAGGTAATGTGGAACAACAAACAGGATTACCCTGTCCAGAGAACATCCAGCTGCCAAAGGCAAGTGTCCTCTGTCCTGCTTGTTCTAATCACTTTTTCATGTCAGTTCTTTAGTAAAATTGGAGACATTCTGTTAGTAAAAGAAAGGAAGTTCCTTTTTACCTTGCAAATTCCAGCATGAAATTCCTTATGGAATGGAGCAGAGTGGAGGCAGAATGAAGCTGGAGGTCATATTGCCCTCAGTTGTGACGCCTGTTTGTGGCATTGCATGGCAGCTGAGACAATATTACATCatctgaaaggaaaagggagaaggagGTAACAGAACaggaccccaaattccccatggAGGCCAAATTTTGGCAAGTGCCCACCTTAGCCATGCATGGAGCCTCCAGACTAGAAACCTCACTGGTGTCAAGAAAGatatttctgtaatttctgccttttctcgAATCTGCTTGTGAGTACAATGTCAAAATGAAGCACAAACCTCCTGATTTAGCATGGCCTGTTATATAAAGGATTTTAAATTTAGGGAAAACCGAGTGTAAGAAAATTACTTGCATGTGTCAGCCTTTCCAGGCAAGAGGTACAGATGCCTCACTAGAAAATTGAAGATACTGGGAGAATTATCCAACAAAACCCAAGGTTTAGATTCAGGAATTAGAATGGTGACTGCACTAATATTTTCATGTTTATCTGTTGTTCAGTAAGAACAGCTGGTAGAATTGATTGAAATAAAGAttttcaggaataaaaaaatattttaattttgttcttaACAGGACTGCCTGGTTGAAATTCAGAATGTAATTGATACTAATCTGTACTTAGTTGGAATTGTTGGAATTGCAATTGCTAGCATCACAGTGAGTAAATCCATGTTCTCAAATCTCTCCTTGAGCCCAGTACCCTGTCCTTTATTCAAAGCTTTGTGGAAGGTATTTTGCAGCAACTGGTGAGATTCCTCAATTCTTATCGTATCCAGTGTGTCTTCTCCCTGGGAATTGCCCCCATCAGtgcaagcagagctgggtgacTGCTTTACAAGTTCATTTTGTGTCCTTAGAGAGGGTCCAAAGTAATGGTAATCTTTTGTTGCAATAGTAGGAAAGCAGAGTGCACATGAACCAAACTGAAAAGCAAAAGGCTGTAGCAGCATTTAATGTATTCCAAAACAACTGCAGGCTGATGCTTTAAATTCTTTAGGACACATTCCTTAGTTTTCATAGGAATAGAGAGTACCCACTAGAGCTGTGACCAATAGATGTCACCCTGTCCCAAGGACACAGCAGGCCCGGCAGGCTGGGGCTCACCAGGCTTTAGCACAAAGCTTTTTCCAGCACGTCTGTGCCGTGACTTCCTTCAGACTCAGacaccagcagcaggaggagccaTAATATTAGTAAAGAAACACTCCTTTagctgctgggaagagcaggacgTTCACAGATTTATGTGGGCAGTGAAAAGCAGCTGAAGGGTTTCTGCGAGTAACAGAAACCATGGTGTGTGGATGGTGTGTGGATTAAACAATCCTGGGGTTTGTATGAAACATGAAGGGACTCAGAAATACAGCCAGGCAACGAGGGTGGAACAGAGTTCAATAACATCAAGGACACACCAGAACCGGGATCATCTCCCCTTGGATCCCCACCTCAGACACAGCGAAGGTCCTGAAGTGCCCATAACCTCTTCAGCAGCAGAAATGCACCTGCACAAGTTTCTGTGCTTGTTTCTGCCACTTGCAGGGCTGTGAGAGCTCAGCTGTGCCCGTCCCTAGGGAGatgtgtggggaggagacacGATCCCAGTGCTTTAACTGCCCACCTCCCACCCTTAGCGGTGCAGCCACAGGAGGGAGCTGCTTTGGAGAATCCACCTGTGGCAAGAAAGCAGAGCTCTGGCAACACCCACTGTTCTCTGCTTTTATCATTCCCTCTAGGTAACAAGTTTCCTGACATGAGTGGGGTTATAGATTTAATGTATAGTCTTGCTCTTGAGCACAGGAACTATTAAGAGCTCAGCACCAGCTCCAGGGACTCTGGAATCACCCTCTGCTCTTACTCAAATGTGTGTAATATTCCATGTAGAAGCATTCTGAAATGAAGAACCTTCTGGTGCAATACTAGGATACCACCAATAGTCACAGTTATGATGTGACTTAAATTGATGTTAATAACATTAATATTTGGGGCAGCTGTGCTTGCCCAGACATTTAGAAAAACTAACAGTGAAACCAGTGTGAGCAGCTAAAATCAGTGAAACCTCTTCCGTGTTTATTGTCTGATGTTTTTGTAGATGGAAGCAGTCACTACTCTGCCATAGGGACCTTCAGATTGTTCTGTTATGCAGATTGTTTTATAATTGTTTTGTAAGTGGATCCCTAAATCACATCCCTTCTCTTCTAGATCTTTGGCATGATATTCAGCATGGTTCTGTGCTGTACGATCCGTAACATGAGAGAAATGATCTAAAACTGTCACTGCACAACTGTGCCCCAGGAGTTCCAGACTAAGCTTACAAGAAGTGTTCTTCTACCCAATTTAATAATTGTAATGCATTTTAATCAGTGTTTTAACATACTGAGAGGAAAATATCCCATTAGGTGATCAGGTGAATTGTATTAGTTACAGTAAAACTGAAGTGAACAAAAACAAGGGGGTTAAAATGtcctttttaatgaaaaaaaagcaaaggtgcATCTAAGActaatttgatttttaatgtATGTATATGTACAATTAAGAGCTTACACATGTATAGACTTTATGTAAGCACATGCATCTCTCCCCTTGCAAATACATATGCATGTGAGCAGGTCCCTGGATGTGCAGTACCTTGTCTAGGTAAGTATGTGCAAATGGCACATGTTGTGTGTGCATCCAGTGTCCCTGTGCAGGATGAGCACATCCCACAGGGACACAGTGCTTGGAACCCTCTCACACTGAGCCCCTGTTTGCCAAGAATTAGCAGAGGAACAAAtgccattttaaaatgtaagacCTAGGATCCATTTTGTGACTTTATTTTCCAAAGCCCAAACAGAGTAGAACTAATAAAATTggactttatttaaaaaaataattattgccTAAGGGCCTGCTCCAGCAAACTTCAGTTCATGTGAGTAGACCCACTGACTTCACTGTCATGCAGAGACTgggtatttattttttgtagGACTGGACCCTTCATGCAAATGCAGAAAGCTCTGGGGGAGAAAACACGTCCAAGGAGATCCAGGCTaaagaaagagg
Above is a window of Aphelocoma coerulescens isolate FSJ_1873_10779 chromosome 26, UR_Acoe_1.0, whole genome shotgun sequence DNA encoding:
- the TSPAN2 gene encoding tetraspanin-2 isoform X2, which encodes MGVGYGGMRCIKILLFIFNLTFWLAGLAVIACGLWLRFGGPMAEFATDKKSPELFFMGLYVLVGAGAIMSAVGFFGCCGAARESQCLIGTFFACLLVIFAGEVTAGVFAFIGKKVAIQEAQKIYDDAYEDYLKNPVGKVNSTIYRYHVALQCCGKGNVEQQTGLPCPENIQLPKDCLVEIQNVIDTNLYLVGIVGIAIASITIFGMIFSMVLCCTIRNMREMI
- the TSPAN2 gene encoding tetraspanin-2 isoform X1; the encoded protein is MGVGYGGMRCIKILLFIFNLTFWLAGLAVIACGLWLRFGGPMAEFATDKKSPELFFMGLYVLVGAGAIMSAVGFFGCCGAARESQCLIGTFFACLLVIFAGEVTAGVFAFIGKKVAIQEAQKIYDDAYEDYLKNPVGKVNSTIYRYHVALQCCGKGNVEQQTGLPCPENIQLPKDCLVEIQNVIDTNLYLVGIVGIAIASITDVFRSGVLCLEFETTA